A stretch of the Halomonas sp. CH40 genome encodes the following:
- a CDS encoding aldehyde dehydrogenase, giving the protein MIYANPGETGSVITFDKRYGNYIGGEFVAPVNGQYFDNVSPVNGAVFCEIPRSTQEDIDKALDAAHAAAPAWGKTSAAERSNILLKIADRMEQHLEMLAVAETWDNGKAVRETVNADLPLAVDHFRYFAGCIRSQEGTAADIDANTVAYHFHEPLGVVGQIIPWNFPLLMATWKLAPALAAGNCVVLKPAEQTPASILEFAKLVGDLLPPGVLNIVNGYGAEAGQALASSKRIAKIAFTGSTPVGSHILKCAAENIIPSTVELGGKSPNIYFADVMNAEPEFIDKCVEGLVLAFFNQGEVCTCPSRALVQESMYDEFMAKVVERTQNIKRGNPLDTDVQVGAQASQEQFDKIMSYMDIARDEGAQFLTGGDRETLDASINDGFYIQPTLLTGDNKMRVFQEEIFGPVVAVTTFKDEAEALAIANDTEFGLGAGVWSRDMNVAFRMGRGIQAGRVWTNCYHQYPAHAAFGGYKKSGVGRETHKVALEHYQQTKNLLVSYDINPLGFF; this is encoded by the coding sequence ATGATTTACGCCAACCCCGGTGAGACCGGCTCAGTCATTACCTTCGACAAGCGTTACGGCAACTATATTGGTGGCGAGTTCGTAGCGCCAGTCAATGGTCAATATTTCGACAACGTCAGCCCTGTCAACGGCGCGGTATTCTGTGAAATTCCCCGCTCCACCCAGGAGGATATCGACAAGGCGCTTGACGCCGCCCATGCCGCGGCGCCTGCCTGGGGGAAAACCTCTGCCGCCGAGCGCAGCAATATTCTGCTCAAGATTGCCGACCGCATGGAGCAGCACCTGGAAATGCTCGCCGTCGCCGAAACCTGGGACAACGGCAAAGCGGTACGTGAGACCGTGAACGCTGACTTGCCGCTGGCCGTTGACCACTTCCGTTATTTTGCTGGCTGTATCCGCAGCCAGGAAGGCACTGCCGCGGATATCGATGCCAACACCGTCGCCTATCACTTCCATGAACCGCTGGGTGTGGTCGGGCAGATTATCCCGTGGAACTTCCCACTGCTGATGGCGACCTGGAAGCTGGCCCCGGCACTGGCCGCCGGTAACTGCGTGGTACTCAAACCCGCCGAGCAGACGCCAGCCTCCATCCTGGAATTTGCCAAACTGGTCGGTGATCTTTTACCCCCAGGCGTGCTGAATATCGTCAACGGCTATGGCGCTGAAGCTGGCCAGGCGCTGGCGAGCAGCAAGCGCATCGCCAAGATCGCCTTTACCGGGTCAACGCCAGTCGGCTCACATATTCTGAAATGCGCGGCCGAGAACATTATTCCTTCGACCGTTGAGCTGGGTGGCAAGTCACCCAACATCTATTTTGCCGATGTCATGAACGCCGAGCCTGAGTTTATTGATAAATGCGTGGAAGGGCTAGTGCTGGCGTTTTTCAACCAGGGCGAAGTGTGCACCTGCCCATCGCGGGCTCTGGTTCAGGAGTCCATGTACGACGAGTTTATGGCCAAGGTGGTTGAACGTACCCAGAACATCAAGCGCGGTAACCCTCTGGATACCGATGTACAGGTAGGCGCCCAGGCCTCCCAGGAGCAGTTCGACAAGATCATGTCCTACATGGATATTGCCCGTGATGAAGGCGCCCAGTTCCTGACTGGCGGCGACCGGGAAACACTGGATGCCAGCATCAATGATGGTTTCTACATCCAGCCGACCCTGCTCACGGGCGACAACAAGATGCGTGTCTTCCAGGAAGAGATCTTCGGGCCTGTGGTGGCGGTCACCACCTTCAAGGATGAAGCGGAAGCGCTGGCGATTGCCAACGATACCGAGTTTGGCCTGGGCGCGGGTGTCTGGAGCCGCGATATGAACGTTGCTTTCCGCATGGGGCGCGGCATTCAGGCAGGGCGCGTGTGGACCAACTGCTACCACCAGTACCCGGCACACGCAGCCTTTGGTGGTTACAAGAAATCCGGCGTCGGGCGCGAGACCCACAAGGTAGCGCTGGAGCACTATCAGCAGACCAAGAACCTGCTGGTCAGCTACGATATCAACCCGCTAGGCTTTTTCTAG
- a CDS encoding hybrid sensor histidine kinase/response regulator — protein MALFQLDDEHDQNADPQALAEENRRLRKVCQALIERVESGSAANGAPYAAFEHAVLLAEQVRERTDALHRALDELNQVNAQLREAHAEAQAANQSKSKFLAAVSHDLLQPLNAARLFTSALETHALPEDAQPLVGRIGRSLKDVESLLGTLVDMSRLDAGVLQADKAPFSVDTLLDALAEEYRQVAGVRGLALHYVGSSVVVESDLSLLARIIRNFLSNAVRYTPQGRILLGCRRRPGGLEIMVADTGPGIAEQQREWIFQEFQRDALTSQQHSRGLGLGLAIVDRISTMLAHPVTLVSKQGQGACFSVTVPYGQHAPRLPGPVTARLETDFSRQVVWVIDDDPTILEGMQALLGQWGCRVRAAGTVTALEAASDGERPQVLLVDYQLGQRRENGLTLAKRLERRYPGLATVVITANHDAEISRQAREAGMHCLLKPLKPLRLRMLLTSLLAQ, from the coding sequence TTGGCACTCTTTCAGCTGGATGATGAGCATGACCAGAACGCTGACCCTCAGGCGCTGGCGGAAGAAAACCGCCGCTTGCGCAAGGTCTGTCAGGCACTGATCGAACGGGTGGAATCCGGTAGCGCTGCCAATGGGGCTCCCTATGCGGCGTTCGAGCACGCTGTGTTGCTTGCCGAACAGGTGCGCGAGCGCACGGATGCCCTGCATCGCGCCCTGGATGAGCTAAACCAGGTCAATGCGCAACTGCGCGAAGCCCATGCCGAGGCCCAGGCCGCCAACCAGTCGAAGAGCAAATTCCTGGCAGCGGTCAGCCATGATCTGCTCCAGCCGCTCAACGCGGCCCGCCTGTTTACCAGCGCCCTGGAAACCCACGCCTTGCCGGAAGATGCCCAGCCATTGGTGGGCCGGATCGGCCGTTCATTGAAGGATGTCGAATCACTGCTCGGCACCCTGGTTGATATGTCACGTCTTGATGCCGGCGTATTACAGGCCGATAAAGCACCTTTCAGCGTCGATACGCTGCTGGATGCCCTGGCCGAGGAATACCGCCAGGTGGCGGGGGTGCGAGGGTTGGCACTGCATTATGTGGGCTCTTCGGTGGTCGTGGAGTCTGACCTTTCGCTGTTGGCACGCATCATTCGTAATTTCCTCAGCAATGCCGTGCGCTACACCCCTCAAGGCCGGATTCTGCTTGGCTGTCGCCGCCGCCCAGGCGGGCTTGAAATCATGGTGGCCGATACCGGCCCGGGCATTGCCGAGCAGCAGCGTGAATGGATTTTTCAGGAGTTTCAGCGAGATGCACTCACCAGCCAACAACATAGCCGTGGGCTGGGGTTAGGGCTGGCGATTGTCGATCGCATCAGCACCATGCTGGCCCATCCGGTGACCCTGGTCTCCAAGCAAGGCCAGGGCGCCTGCTTCTCGGTGACTGTGCCTTATGGCCAACACGCGCCGCGCCTGCCTGGCCCGGTAACCGCGCGGCTGGAAACGGACTTTAGCCGTCAGGTGGTCTGGGTGATTGATGATGATCCGACCATTCTGGAAGGGATGCAGGCGCTTTTGGGGCAGTGGGGTTGCCGGGTGCGGGCGGCGGGGACTGTCACGGCGCTGGAAGCCGCCAGTGACGGTGAACGCCCGCAGGTACTGCTGGTTGACTATCAGCTGGGCCAGCGGCGTGAGAATGGCCTGACGCTGGCCAAGCGTCTGGAAAGACGATATCCGGGGCTGGCAACGGTGGTGATTACCGCCAACCATGATGCTGAAATCAGCCGTCAGGCCCGTGAAGCCGGGATGCACTGTCTGTTGAAGCCGCTGAAACCGCTACGCCTGCGTATGCTGTTGACGTCGCTGCTGGCGCAGTGA
- a CDS encoding response regulator — translation MADDHRLLIVEDEPKIARLMADYLQADGYTTLALENGNDVLPWLANNAPALVLLDLMLPGKDGLTLCREIRQHHPGVAIIMVTARVEEVDRLLGLELGADDYICKPFSPREVVARVKAVLRRGQPNEAGVSPDAALLTLDEDGWQAFAAGEDLGLTAVEFQLLRVMMDAPGRIFTREQLMDHMYRDNRIVSERTVDSHIKKLRRKIADALPEKEIIRSVYGVGYKYQPMG, via the coding sequence ATGGCGGATGACCACCGCTTGCTGATTGTCGAGGATGAACCCAAGATCGCCCGCCTGATGGCCGATTACCTTCAGGCCGATGGTTACACCACCCTGGCGCTGGAAAATGGCAACGACGTCCTGCCCTGGCTGGCCAACAACGCCCCGGCGCTTGTCCTTTTGGACCTGATGCTGCCCGGCAAGGACGGCCTGACGCTATGCCGCGAGATTCGCCAGCACCACCCTGGGGTCGCCATTATCATGGTGACTGCCCGGGTGGAAGAGGTCGACCGCCTGCTGGGCCTGGAGCTGGGCGCCGATGACTATATCTGCAAACCGTTCAGCCCCCGTGAAGTGGTGGCGCGGGTAAAAGCTGTGTTAAGACGCGGCCAGCCCAACGAGGCAGGCGTTTCACCCGACGCCGCCCTGCTGACACTTGACGAAGACGGCTGGCAGGCTTTTGCCGCTGGCGAGGACTTGGGCCTCACTGCGGTTGAGTTCCAGCTGTTGCGGGTGATGATGGACGCGCCCGGGCGTATCTTTACCCGCGAGCAGCTGATGGATCATATGTACCGCGATAACCGCATTGTCTCCGAGCGTACCGTCGACAGCCATATCAAGAAGCTGCGTCGCAAGATCGCCGATGCGCTTCCCGAAAAGGAAATCATCCGCTCCGTCTACGGCGTGGGCTACAAGTATCAGCCGATGGGATAA
- the betT gene encoding choline BCCT transporter BetT, which produces MAHNDSELPSRDRLNPVVFHGSVAGILVFLVMTMLFTEQAGAFFDAGLAWVSKTFGWYYMLAIVAYLVFVVMIGMSRFGSIRLGPDHSRPEFSLLSWSAMLFAAGIGIDLLFFSVAEPVAHYLAPPDLTPESQAAMRNAVVQTYLHWGLSGWGLYVLMGMALAYFSYRHRLPLAIRSALYPLLGKRIHGPIGNAVDITAVISTVFGIATSLGIGVLQLNYGLNYMFDVPENLGVQIILIVMVVVMATISVVSGVDKGIRRLSEFNMLLALGLMLFVLFNGNTLMLLDKVVNNAGDYFAGFVAASFDTYAYADESAQEWKMWWTIFFWGWWIAWTPFVGLFLARISRGRTIRQFVAGALFIPLAFMMVWMSIFGNSGIELVANQGVAELGEQALNTPQTTMYTLLEYYPYVAISAAVVTVLGIVFFITSADSGALVLANFTSILSDVNHDAPIKLRIFWAAVIGLITIALLMAGGLNALQSAVVITALPFSVVIFAIMIGMYKALKLEGSKADARRMIAGSAPGGDWRERLDRALDTSNRAGAAATIEHSIRPAMTQFAQELESRGQTANVTEEALEGESLPRLTLQVDLDNAASFVYQVCPQRLRTPSFLPADDDYYVRLDVYLAEGGQDKDLNGYTRGQVIGDLVAEYERHIHFLTLADQQLGNVQAMPGTIGDLPEDSQQT; this is translated from the coding sequence ATGGCGCATAATGATTCCGAGCTTCCTTCGCGAGACCGCTTAAACCCCGTGGTTTTTCACGGCAGCGTTGCGGGTATCCTCGTTTTTCTTGTCATGACCATGCTGTTTACCGAACAGGCTGGCGCGTTTTTTGATGCGGGCCTGGCCTGGGTCAGCAAGACCTTTGGCTGGTATTACATGCTGGCTATCGTGGCGTATCTGGTCTTTGTGGTGATGATCGGCATGTCACGCTTTGGCAGCATCCGGCTGGGGCCTGACCACTCGCGGCCCGAGTTTTCGCTGCTGTCCTGGTCGGCGATGTTGTTTGCCGCCGGTATCGGCATTGATCTTTTATTCTTCAGCGTTGCCGAGCCGGTCGCCCATTACCTGGCACCGCCCGACCTGACGCCGGAAAGCCAGGCCGCCATGCGTAATGCCGTCGTCCAAACCTATCTGCATTGGGGGCTTTCCGGCTGGGGCCTTTACGTGTTGATGGGTATGGCGCTGGCCTACTTCAGCTATCGCCACCGCCTGCCGCTCGCTATCCGCAGCGCTCTGTACCCGCTGCTGGGCAAGCGCATTCACGGCCCGATCGGTAATGCGGTGGATATTACCGCTGTCATTTCCACCGTTTTCGGTATCGCCACCAGCCTGGGGATTGGCGTCCTGCAGCTGAACTACGGCCTGAACTACATGTTCGATGTGCCGGAAAATCTTGGCGTGCAGATCATCCTGATCGTGATGGTGGTTGTCATGGCGACCATCTCGGTGGTCAGCGGCGTGGATAAAGGTATCCGTCGTCTATCCGAATTCAACATGCTGCTCGCGCTGGGGCTGATGCTGTTTGTGCTGTTCAACGGCAATACCCTGATGCTGCTGGATAAAGTGGTTAACAACGCCGGGGATTACTTTGCCGGTTTTGTTGCGGCAAGCTTTGATACCTACGCCTATGCCGATGAAAGTGCCCAGGAATGGAAAATGTGGTGGACCATCTTCTTCTGGGGCTGGTGGATTGCCTGGACGCCTTTTGTCGGGCTCTTCCTGGCGCGTATTTCCCGTGGACGTACCATTCGCCAGTTTGTGGCAGGCGCCCTGTTTATCCCGCTGGCCTTCATGATGGTCTGGATGTCGATCTTCGGTAACAGCGGTATTGAGCTGGTGGCCAACCAGGGCGTGGCCGAACTGGGCGAACAGGCCTTGAATACACCGCAGACCACTATGTACACCCTGCTGGAATACTACCCCTATGTGGCTATCTCAGCGGCAGTGGTCACCGTTCTGGGCATTGTGTTTTTCATTACCTCGGCGGACTCCGGTGCCCTGGTACTGGCCAACTTCACCTCGATTCTGTCAGATGTGAACCATGATGCGCCGATCAAGCTGCGTATTTTCTGGGCGGCCGTGATCGGCTTGATCACTATTGCCCTCTTGATGGCAGGTGGTCTGAATGCGCTACAAAGCGCTGTGGTAATTACCGCCCTGCCGTTCTCGGTGGTGATCTTTGCCATCATGATAGGCATGTATAAAGCCCTCAAACTGGAAGGCAGCAAAGCGGATGCTCGCCGTATGATAGCGGGTAGTGCGCCGGGCGGTGACTGGCGTGAACGGCTGGACCGGGCGCTGGACACTTCCAACCGCGCCGGTGCTGCGGCGACGATTGAGCACTCTATTCGCCCGGCGATGACCCAGTTTGCACAGGAACTTGAAAGCCGTGGCCAGACAGCCAACGTGACCGAAGAAGCCCTGGAAGGTGAATCGCTGCCACGCCTGACGCTTCAGGTGGATCTGGACAACGCGGCAAGCTTTGTCTATCAGGTCTGCCCGCAGCGGCTGCGCACCCCCAGCTTTTTGCCCGCCGACGATGATTACTATGTGCGTCTGGATGTCTACCTTGCCGAAGGTGGCCAGGATAAGGATCTCAACGGCTACACACGGGGTCAGGTGATTGGTGATCTGGTTGCGGAATACGAGCGCCACATCCACTTCCTCACCCTGGCCGACCAGCAACTGGGCAACGTCCAGGCCATGCCGGGCACCATCGGCGATCTACCTGAGGATTCTCAGCAGACATAA
- a CDS encoding response regulator transcription factor: protein MVSLLVADDHPLFRDALQAVILGGMADCQLHEADSLAAALTLAEQHPDLDLLLLDLSLPDAQGLEGLQQVRQQQPWLPVAIISASQTRQHILDALALGAVGYIPKSTPREALLNALEQILGGQVYLPSDIMRRPIDEAPAASAVAPPIINSAVLKLTDKQLAVLACMGRGSSNKEIARELEIAETTVKTHVSAILRKLGASSRVHAVVMAGDADIESLRQQRRQQHTQA, encoded by the coding sequence ATGGTTTCACTGCTGGTTGCTGATGACCACCCGCTGTTCCGCGATGCCCTGCAGGCGGTGATTCTGGGCGGCATGGCGGATTGCCAGCTACATGAAGCCGATTCCCTGGCCGCAGCGCTTACCCTGGCTGAGCAGCACCCGGATCTGGATCTGTTACTACTGGATCTCAGCCTGCCAGATGCCCAGGGGCTGGAAGGTTTACAGCAGGTGCGTCAGCAGCAGCCCTGGCTGCCGGTGGCCATCATTTCGGCCAGCCAGACCCGCCAGCATATACTCGATGCCCTGGCATTAGGTGCGGTGGGCTATATTCCCAAATCCACCCCGCGCGAAGCACTGCTGAATGCACTGGAACAGATTCTTGGCGGCCAGGTTTACCTGCCCTCCGACATCATGCGCCGCCCAATTGACGAGGCCCCGGCGGCCAGTGCCGTCGCGCCGCCTATCATCAATAGTGCGGTACTTAAGCTGACCGATAAACAGCTAGCGGTGCTGGCCTGCATGGGGCGCGGCAGTTCCAACAAGGAAATTGCCCGGGAACTGGAGATTGCTGAAACCACGGTTAAAACCCACGTCTCTGCCATCCTGCGCAAGCTGGGCGCCAGCAGCCGGGTGCATGCCGTGGTAATGGCGGGGGATGCCGATATCGAATCACTGCGCCAGCAGCGACGTCAACAGCATACGCAGGCGTAG
- a CDS encoding alpha/beta hydrolase, whose translation MKLAKPHRTPSAIDNAQSSGLFSQFARLTGLSLAAALLSGCGVIHQASQGETALETQGLNAPVAFTRLPAQRYSPEDWPQPLNADVYLPEANGDLRPAALVVHGGGWRNRGPEDMTDIAEQLAAQGYVTVSIEHCFAPDYRFPAQVHDLQQAMRWLHDNADDWQLDTDRIVGVGFSSGAHLVSLLALAGAEGPLAEPYGGEHARLAAVMAGGVPSDLLKFDDGRLVVQFIGGTRAEKPEAYALASPARQISDNAPPFFIYHGRLDQLVPVDHATDFYAQLKAEGVESELYLLRGRGHITSFVLEGQAIEAGIAFLNQQVNPR comes from the coding sequence ATGAAGCTTGCCAAACCGCACCGAACGCCGTCAGCGATAGATAATGCCCAAAGCTCTGGTTTATTCAGCCAGTTTGCCCGTTTAACCGGATTGAGTCTTGCGGCGGCGCTGCTGTCAGGCTGTGGCGTGATTCATCAAGCCAGCCAGGGAGAAACGGCGTTGGAAACCCAGGGGCTGAATGCGCCGGTGGCCTTTACCCGCCTGCCTGCCCAGCGCTATTCCCCGGAGGATTGGCCGCAGCCGCTAAACGCCGATGTCTACCTGCCCGAGGCCAACGGCGATCTCCGCCCAGCGGCACTGGTGGTCCACGGCGGCGGCTGGCGCAACCGCGGGCCGGAGGATATGACCGATATCGCCGAACAGCTGGCGGCCCAGGGCTATGTCACCGTCAGTATCGAGCACTGCTTTGCCCCTGACTACCGCTTTCCTGCCCAGGTGCATGACCTGCAGCAGGCCATGCGCTGGCTGCATGACAATGCCGATGACTGGCAGTTGGATACCGACAGGATCGTTGGCGTGGGCTTTTCGTCCGGCGCGCACCTGGTCAGCCTGCTGGCCCTGGCCGGTGCTGAAGGCCCCTTGGCGGAGCCTTATGGCGGCGAGCACGCGCGCCTGGCAGCGGTGATGGCGGGCGGTGTGCCCAGCGACCTGCTCAAGTTCGACGATGGTCGCCTGGTGGTGCAGTTTATCGGCGGCACCCGGGCGGAGAAGCCCGAGGCCTATGCGCTGGCGTCGCCGGCGCGCCAGATCAGCGACAATGCGCCGCCTTTCTTTATCTACCACGGCCGACTGGATCAGCTGGTGCCGGTGGATCACGCCACGGATTTTTACGCCCAGCTCAAAGCAGAGGGCGTTGAAAGCGAGCTTTATCTGCTGCGCGGGCGCGGCCATATCACCAGCTTTGTTCTGGAAGGGCAAGCGATCGAAGCGGGTATCGCCTTTCTTAATCAGCAAGTAAACCCGCGTTGA
- a CDS encoding ATP-binding protein gives MKLFAALRQTSRLGIKLFVIILSVNVAISAGVFMAVSHSIDRGFFEYLNQAQERRAQVLAEGLQTRWQYHQGWAWLADEPDRWPAVVRHALGKSYRERPSLLGEARDFVLRDPDGDFVIQADSRRASGPDAWHWLRLEVEGQTIGTLGYRPPRQVMERMESRFLERQQRNLVIIVASLGLASLLLAGGLAWWLGRRARALASATQRLTQGDYHTRLEERGRDELSRLARDFNVLAATLEANREARARWVSDTAHELRTPLAVLRGEIEAMQDGIRPLTQENLGSLGQEVAQLERLVTDLRLLSQSDAGALEIQLAPLNLSDHLQHRLDDACHWLEDAGLTLESRIEPDIEVHGDAQRLRQLWSNLLDNSCAYTQAPGTLRVTLRRDGQHAVLIWEDSAPGVPQSELARLTERLYRVEGSRNRASGGSGLGLSIANALVHAHGGQLQASASPLGGLRWTLTLALLPTD, from the coding sequence ATGAAGCTTTTTGCCGCACTGCGCCAGACCTCGCGGCTGGGAATCAAGCTGTTTGTGATCATTCTCAGCGTTAACGTGGCGATTTCCGCCGGGGTATTTATGGCGGTTTCCCACAGCATTGATCGCGGTTTTTTTGAGTATCTGAACCAGGCCCAGGAACGCCGTGCCCAGGTGTTGGCCGAAGGGCTGCAGACTCGTTGGCAATATCACCAGGGCTGGGCGTGGCTGGCCGACGAACCCGACCGCTGGCCTGCGGTGGTGCGCCATGCGCTGGGCAAGTCCTACCGTGAGCGGCCTTCCTTGCTGGGGGAAGCCCGGGACTTTGTACTCCGCGACCCGGATGGCGACTTCGTGATTCAGGCCGATAGCCGGCGGGCAAGCGGGCCAGATGCCTGGCATTGGCTGAGGCTTGAGGTGGAGGGCCAAACCATTGGCACCCTGGGTTACCGTCCACCCCGGCAGGTCATGGAGCGCATGGAGAGCCGCTTTCTGGAACGCCAGCAGCGTAATCTGGTGATTATTGTTGCCTCTCTGGGCCTTGCTTCCCTGCTGCTGGCCGGTGGGCTTGCCTGGTGGCTGGGGCGTCGCGCCCGGGCCTTGGCAAGCGCCACCCAGCGCCTCACCCAGGGGGATTACCATACCCGCCTGGAAGAGCGCGGGCGCGATGAGCTTTCACGCCTGGCCCGGGACTTCAACGTGCTGGCCGCAACCCTGGAGGCCAATCGCGAAGCCCGCGCCCGCTGGGTCTCAGATACCGCCCACGAACTGCGCACTCCGCTGGCCGTTTTAAGAGGTGAGATCGAAGCCATGCAGGATGGCATTCGCCCCCTGACCCAGGAAAACCTCGGCTCTCTGGGCCAGGAGGTCGCTCAGCTGGAACGCCTGGTGACCGACCTGCGGCTGCTCTCGCAAAGCGACGCCGGTGCTCTCGAGATCCAGCTGGCGCCGCTCAACCTCAGCGACCACCTGCAACACCGTCTGGACGACGCCTGCCACTGGCTGGAAGACGCAGGCCTGACCCTGGAAAGCCGGATCGAACCTGATATTGAGGTGCACGGCGATGCCCAACGCCTGCGCCAGCTATGGAGTAACCTGCTGGATAACAGCTGCGCCTATACCCAGGCGCCCGGCACCCTGCGCGTAACGTTACGCCGTGACGGCCAGCATGCTGTGCTGATATGGGAAGACAGTGCTCCTGGTGTGCCGCAAAGCGAGCTGGCCCGTTTGACTGAGCGCCTCTACCGGGTGGAAGGCTCGCGCAATCGCGCCAGCGGCGGCAGTGGCCTGGGCCTTTCAATTGCTAATGCTCTGGTGCACGCCCATGGTGGGCAGCTGCAGGCCAGCGCTTCGCCGCTGGGCGGGTTGCGCTGGACTTTGACCCTGGCACTTTTACCGACTGATTGA